In the genome of Deinococcus sp. YIM 134068, one region contains:
- the rpsB gene encoding 30S ribosomal protein S2 — MSYISMKQLLEAGVHFGHETKRWNPKFKRFIFAERNGIFIIDLQKTLKQIDRSFDYIKDLSERGGVILFVGTKKQAQEIVELEARRTGMPFVTSRWLGGMLTNFRTMRTRIDRLNELDDMFETGRINDRPKAERVELSAERERLLRFVGGIRKMTRLPDAIFVVDPTKEVIAVQEANKLGIPVIALADTDSDPDVIDYIVPGNDDAIRSIQLITHRVGDLMVEARGGGEDVSGARVEAETADIDAAEEDAQGDTSQLTSTQGRS; from the coding sequence GTGTCGTACATTTCCATGAAGCAGCTTCTCGAAGCGGGCGTCCACTTCGGGCACGAGACCAAGCGCTGGAACCCCAAGTTCAAGCGGTTCATCTTCGCCGAGCGCAACGGCATCTTCATCATCGACCTGCAAAAGACCCTCAAGCAGATCGACCGCTCGTTCGACTACATCAAAGACCTCTCCGAGCGCGGCGGCGTGATCCTCTTCGTCGGCACGAAGAAGCAGGCCCAGGAGATCGTGGAGCTGGAGGCCCGCCGCACCGGCATGCCCTTCGTGACGAGCCGCTGGCTGGGCGGGATGCTCACCAACTTCCGCACCATGCGGACGCGCATCGACCGCCTGAACGAACTGGACGACATGTTCGAGACGGGCCGCATCAACGACCGCCCGAAGGCCGAGCGCGTCGAGCTGAGCGCCGAGCGTGAGCGGCTGCTGCGCTTCGTGGGCGGCATCCGCAAGATGACCCGCCTGCCCGACGCGATCTTCGTGGTGGACCCCACGAAGGAAGTCATCGCCGTGCAGGAGGCGAACAAGCTCGGGATTCCCGTGATCGCGCTGGCCGACACCGACTCCGACCCGGACGTGATCGACTACATCGTGCCCGGCAACGACGACGCGATCCGCTCGATCCAGCTCATCACCCACCGCGTCGGCGACCTCATGGTGGAGGCGCGTGGCGGCGGGGAGGACGTTTCGGGTGCCCGCGTCGAGGCGGAGACTGCCGACATCGACGCGGCGGAAGAGGACGCCCAGGGCGACACCTCGCAGCTCACGAGCACGCAGGGCCGCTCCTAA
- a CDS encoding M50 family metallopeptidase: MNVLQSIAAALTPVGLLWTLLIIGVATFLHELAHYALARWQGVPVKSFSVGMGPILFKRPWRGTEWRLSLLPIGGYVEIDGMAPEEGPGGVYRQPTRGFAALPAWGKVAVLLAGPLTNLVLAVGLLTLTFSAQGVPALDEVHIRGIIPNSRAQALGLRDGDVITAIDNRDIPETVTVSGQTRPGWESIRDALATSGRKAFTVERDGTAREVAFDWRATVNGERQRLGIEYGPGVRPASVPVAFVTSIQTTGEAVPQLLRAFGGLFARFFTLDLSRDENVSGPIGTAEIVSRAAALSPWALVQVAILLNLSLAFFNLLPIPGLDGGRILLVLIGSLRGRPLTLAQEQAINVAGFAFVMLLMVFVVVRDVSRFF, translated from the coding sequence GTGAACGTCCTGCAAAGCATCGCGGCGGCGTTGACCCCGGTGGGGCTGCTGTGGACGCTCCTCATCATCGGCGTGGCGACCTTCCTGCACGAACTCGCCCACTACGCGCTCGCACGCTGGCAGGGGGTGCCCGTGAAGTCCTTCAGCGTGGGGATGGGACCGATCCTGTTCAAACGGCCCTGGCGCGGGACGGAATGGCGGCTCTCGCTGCTGCCCATCGGCGGGTACGTGGAGATCGACGGCATGGCCCCGGAGGAGGGGCCGGGCGGCGTGTACCGCCAGCCCACGCGGGGCTTCGCGGCGCTGCCCGCGTGGGGCAAGGTGGCCGTGCTGCTCGCCGGGCCGCTGACGAACCTCGTGCTGGCGGTCGGGTTGTTGACCCTCACCTTCAGCGCGCAGGGGGTCCCGGCGTTGGACGAGGTACACATCCGGGGCATAATTCCGAACTCACGTGCTCAGGCATTGGGATTACGCGACGGGGACGTGATCACGGCCATCGACAACCGGGACATTCCCGAGACGGTGACGGTCAGTGGGCAGACACGTCCCGGCTGGGAGAGCATTCGGGACGCCCTCGCCACGAGCGGGCGCAAGGCGTTCACCGTGGAGCGGGACGGGACGGCGCGGGAGGTCGCCTTCGACTGGCGGGCCACCGTGAACGGCGAGCGCCAACGTCTCGGCATCGAGTACGGTCCCGGCGTGCGACCCGCCAGCGTGCCCGTCGCCTTCGTTACCTCCATCCAGACGACGGGTGAGGCGGTGCCCCAGCTTCTGCGCGCCTTCGGAGGCCTGTTCGCCCGCTTCTTCACGCTGGACCTCTCGCGGGACGAGAACGTCTCGGGACCCATCGGCACGGCGGAGATCGTGAGCCGCGCCGCCGCGCTCAGCCCGTGGGCGCTCGTGCAGGTCGCCATCCTGCTCAACCTGTCGCTCGCCTTTTTCAACCTCCTGCCGATTCCGGGGCTGGACGGCGGACGCATCCTCCTCGTCCTCATCGGCTCGCTGCGGGGCCGCCCCCTCACGCTGGCGCAGGAGCAGGCGATCAACGTGGCGGGCTTCGCGTTCGTGATGCTCTTGATGGTGTTCGTGGTGGTGCGGGATGTGAGCAGGTTTTTTTAG
- the frr gene encoding ribosome recycling factor, protein MADMKAINADTRERMGKAIEALESNLGVLRTGRANPGILKKVTVEYYGSTMPIDQVASITTPDARTLVITPWDRGALNPIERAIRDSDLGLNPNNKGDTIFISLPMLTEERRRDLVKNAKNYAEDARIAIRNLRKHALDEVKKLEGVGDDEIKRGEAEVQKLTDEYIRRVDDTFAKKEQDILG, encoded by the coding sequence ATGGCGGACATGAAGGCCATCAACGCGGACACGCGCGAGCGCATGGGCAAGGCCATCGAGGCGCTGGAAAGTAACCTCGGCGTCCTCCGCACGGGCCGCGCCAACCCCGGCATCCTCAAGAAGGTGACGGTCGAGTATTACGGCTCCACCATGCCCATCGATCAGGTGGCGAGCATCACCACGCCCGACGCGCGCACGCTCGTCATCACGCCGTGGGACCGGGGGGCCTTAAACCCCATTGAGCGGGCCATCCGCGACAGCGATCTGGGCCTGAACCCCAACAACAAGGGCGACACCATCTTCATCAGCCTGCCCATGCTCACGGAAGAGCGGAGACGGGACCTCGTGAAGAACGCCAAGAACTACGCGGAAGACGCCCGCATCGCCATCCGCAACCTCCGCAAGCACGCGCTCGACGAGGTGAAGAAGCTGGAGGGCGTCGGCGACGACGAGATCAAGCGCGGGGAGGCCGAGGTGCAGAAACTCACCGACGAGTACATCCGGCGGGTGGACGACACCTTCGCCAAGAAGGAGCAGGACATCCTCGGGTGA
- a CDS encoding undecaprenyl-diphosphate phosphatase, protein MDWFYAIVYGIVEGITEFLPISSTGHLILAGNLMGVPWTKEVKDAFEVVIQGGAILAVLAYYWRDFLEIRRIGQDRTQQRLWLGVLVACIPAVILGLAFGDAIKANLFRPSVVAWALIVGGVLMWVIESRRVTPTVRQIEGIGVRKSLLIGALQCLALLWPGFSRSASSILGGMVLGLDRPTATKFSFYLGVPTLGGAALLNLLQERELILQEIGLLNVVLGAVTSFGVAYLAIGWLLRFVSTNDFKGFAVYRVVVGVVILVLIATGVMSNGSLA, encoded by the coding sequence ATGGATTGGTTCTACGCCATCGTGTACGGGATCGTGGAGGGCATCACGGAGTTCTTGCCCATCAGCTCGACCGGACACCTGATCCTGGCGGGCAACCTGATGGGCGTGCCCTGGACGAAGGAGGTCAAGGACGCCTTCGAGGTCGTCATTCAGGGCGGCGCGATTCTGGCGGTGCTGGCGTATTACTGGCGCGACTTTCTGGAGATTCGCCGTATCGGGCAGGACCGAACCCAGCAGAGGCTGTGGCTGGGCGTGCTGGTGGCGTGCATCCCCGCCGTGATCCTGGGCCTCGCCTTCGGGGACGCGATCAAGGCGAATCTCTTCCGGCCCAGCGTGGTCGCCTGGGCCTTGATCGTCGGCGGCGTGCTGATGTGGGTGATCGAGAGCCGCCGTGTGACGCCGACCGTGCGGCAGATCGAGGGCATCGGCGTGCGGAAGTCCCTCCTGATCGGGGCGCTGCAATGCCTCGCGCTGCTGTGGCCGGGCTTCTCGCGCAGCGCGAGTTCCATCCTGGGCGGCATGGTGCTGGGGCTGGACCGTCCCACCGCGACCAAGTTCAGCTTCTACCTCGGCGTGCCCACCCTCGGCGGCGCGGCGCTCCTGAACCTCTTGCAGGAACGCGAGCTGATCTTGCAGGAGATCGGCCTCCTGAACGTCGTGCTGGGTGCCGTGACGAGCTTCGGCGTGGCGTACCTCGCCATCGGCTGGCTGCTGCGCTTCGTGTCCACCAACGACTTCAAGGGCTTTGCCGTGTACCGCGTCGTCGTAGGTGTTGTGATTCTGGTGCTGATTGCCACGGGCGTCATGAGCAATGGGAGTTTGGCATAG
- the tsf gene encoding translation elongation factor Ts, which translates to MMESIKKLRELTGAGMMDVKKALSDAGNDEDKAVALLRERGIVKAAKKADREAKEGLVRFVVEGNRAAIVEVNSETDFVARNADFQALVGELAQAALKAGTNDVEEFRTFTMDGGDTVGVAVAAAAGKIGENLVLNRVAFIEAGEGETLAGYVHSNGKIGVLVDLTGGSEAQAKDVALHVAAERPQYLTRDEVNSGDIEKEREILTNKALNEGKPQQIVEKIVSGQIGKFYEEKVLPEQRFVKDNSVTVKGYLGGASVKRFVRFEIGA; encoded by the coding sequence ATGATGGAATCGATCAAGAAGCTGCGCGAGCTGACCGGCGCGGGCATGATGGACGTGAAAAAGGCCCTCAGCGACGCGGGCAACGACGAGGACAAGGCGGTTGCCCTGCTGCGTGAGCGCGGCATCGTGAAGGCTGCCAAGAAGGCCGACCGCGAGGCGAAGGAGGGGCTGGTGCGCTTCGTCGTGGAGGGCAACCGGGCCGCCATCGTCGAGGTGAACAGCGAGACCGACTTCGTGGCGCGCAACGCCGACTTCCAGGCGCTCGTGGGGGAGCTGGCCCAGGCCGCATTGAAGGCGGGCACGAACGACGTGGAGGAGTTCCGCACCTTCACGATGGACGGCGGCGACACCGTGGGCGTCGCGGTCGCGGCGGCGGCGGGCAAGATCGGGGAGAACCTCGTCCTGAACCGCGTGGCCTTTATCGAGGCAGGTGAGGGCGAGACGCTGGCCGGGTACGTCCACTCCAACGGCAAGATCGGCGTCCTCGTGGACCTCACGGGCGGCAGCGAGGCGCAGGCGAAGGACGTGGCCCTGCACGTCGCCGCCGAGCGCCCGCAGTACCTCACGCGCGACGAGGTGAACAGCGGCGACATCGAGAAGGAGCGCGAGATTCTGACGAATAAGGCCTTGAACGAGGGCAAGCCGCAGCAGATCGTCGAGAAGATCGTCTCCGGGCAGATCGGCAAGTTCTACGAGGAGAAGGTGCTGCCCGAGCAACGCTTCGTGAAGGACAACAGCGTGACGGTGAAGGGGTATCTGGGCGGCGCGAGCGTGAAACGCTTTGTGCGCTTCGAGATCGGCGCGTAA
- the dxr gene encoding 1-deoxy-D-xylulose-5-phosphate reductoisomerase, producing MKLTVLGSTGSIGTQALGVARERGWTVGALAAGRNLDLLEAQVREFRPEVVSVAEEAFAEARGRFPNIRVIADPAEVASLPADVVVNAMSGLLGLSPTRAALEAGRAVALATKEAMVTAADLIWGAAALGGGRLVPVDSEHTGVYQCLTGEDMADVAELLLTASGGPFRDGPADLSGVTPEQALRHPSWSMGPKITIDSATLMNKGLEVMECAALYGLPLSQVGVVVHPQSALHAAVRFRDGSLKGQFGPTDMRLAIAYAIDAAPTGMTRPGDVRGARRGPEVAGHLGWPLRGNWEFREPDAARFPCLGLAYRAGEAGGLLPTALNAADEVAVAAFLARRIGFTDIPRLVERVMDETPTGTLTWETLAETEAWARARAGELVRTGVRA from the coding sequence ATGAAGCTCACGGTTCTGGGCAGTACGGGCAGTATCGGCACGCAGGCGCTGGGCGTGGCGCGGGAGCGCGGCTGGACGGTCGGCGCACTCGCGGCGGGGCGCAACCTCGATCTGCTGGAGGCACAGGTGCGCGAGTTCCGGCCCGAGGTCGTCAGCGTGGCGGAGGAGGCGTTCGCGGAGGCGCGGGGACGCTTCCCCAATATTCGCGTCATCGCCGACCCCGCCGAGGTCGCCTCCCTTCCGGCAGACGTGGTGGTGAACGCGATGAGCGGGCTGCTGGGTCTCTCCCCCACCCGCGCGGCGCTGGAGGCGGGCCGGGCGGTCGCGCTGGCGACGAAAGAGGCGATGGTCACGGCGGCGGACCTCATTTGGGGGGCGGCGGCCCTCGGCGGCGGGCGGCTGGTGCCCGTGGACTCCGAGCATACGGGCGTCTACCAATGCCTCACGGGCGAGGACATGGCGGACGTGGCCGAACTCCTCCTCACGGCGAGCGGCGGCCCCTTCCGCGACGGCCCGGCGGACCTCTCCGGCGTGACGCCCGAGCAGGCGCTGAGGCACCCGTCGTGGAGCATGGGGCCGAAGATCACGATTGATTCCGCCACGCTGATGAACAAGGGGCTGGAGGTGATGGAGTGCGCCGCGCTCTACGGGCTGCCGCTCTCGCAAGTGGGCGTGGTCGTCCACCCGCAGAGCGCCCTGCACGCGGCGGTCCGCTTCCGGGACGGCAGCCTCAAGGGGCAGTTCGGGCCGACCGACATGCGCCTCGCCATCGCCTACGCCATTGACGCGGCCCCGACGGGGATGACGAGGCCGGGGGACGTGCGGGGTGCGCGGCGCGGGCCGGAGGTCGCCGGGCACCTCGGCTGGCCGCTGCGGGGCAACTGGGAGTTCCGGGAGCCGGACGCGGCCCGCTTCCCCTGCCTCGGCCTCGCGTACCGGGCGGGCGAGGCGGGCGGCCTGCTGCCCACGGCGCTCAACGCGGCGGACGAGGTGGCGGTGGCGGCCTTCCTGGCGAGGCGTATCGGCTTCACCGACATTCCACGACTGGTCGAGCGGGTCATGGACGAGACACCCACCGGGACGCTGACCTGGGAGACGCTGGCGGAGACGGAGGCGTGGGCGCGGGCCAGGGCGGGCGAACTCGTGCGGACGGGGGTGCGGGCGTGA
- a CDS encoding ribonuclease domain-containing protein, translated as MSFSHLPRFLRPLLLGGLLVACAPPDEGQATATQTVQTSTTTRATRDPQSGLPLLTASDLPREARRTLTLIRVGGPFPYAKDGSTFGNREGILPRQRRGYYREYTVPTPGEDDRGARRLVCGGPVRAVDECYYTADHYRSFGRVQP; from the coding sequence ATGAGCTTTTCCCACCTGCCGCGTTTCCTGCGGCCCCTCCTCCTCGGCGGGCTGCTCGTCGCCTGCGCGCCGCCCGACGAGGGGCAGGCGACGGCGACCCAGACCGTCCAAACGTCCACGACCACGCGGGCGACCCGTGACCCGCAGAGCGGCCTGCCCCTCCTCACCGCCTCCGACCTCCCGCGCGAGGCCCGGCGCACCCTCACCCTGATTCGGGTGGGCGGCCCCTTTCCCTATGCGAAGGACGGCAGCACCTTCGGCAACCGCGAGGGCATTCTCCCCCGGCAGAGGCGGGGCTACTACCGCGAGTACACCGTGCCCACCCCCGGCGAGGACGACCGGGGCGCGCGGCGGCTCGTGTGCGGCGGCCCCGTGCGCGCGGTGGACGAGTGCTACTACACCGCCGACCACTACCGCTCGTTCGGGCGGGTGCAGCCGTGA
- a CDS encoding phosphatidate cytidylyltransferase: MESLSTRVLTSVVGFTLISVLVWFGWVTLLPLLLFLSVMGLYEYIRMLDRNDIDVRRASLGVFGTALIVASLPMWPQTPWPGGSWREAVLTVAVGYFLVMEVMRPGERPLERIVYSLFGLLYVPWLLGYFLLLRYSPDAGDGLLYFALPLLATFAADIGGYFGGHFFGRRKLAPEVSPGKTVEGAVGGLAFSFVTVLVMTQLTQIWSPLDALLYSVLVAGASQLGDLAESLLKRALHTKDSGSSLPGHGGFLDRLDSLLFAVPATYLFLNINVFPR; the protein is encoded by the coding sequence ATGGAATCCCTGAGCACCCGCGTCCTCACCTCGGTGGTGGGCTTCACGCTCATCAGCGTGCTGGTGTGGTTCGGGTGGGTGACGCTGCTGCCCCTGCTGCTGTTCCTGTCGGTGATGGGGCTGTACGAGTACATCCGGATGCTCGACCGCAACGACATCGACGTGCGTCGGGCGTCGCTGGGGGTGTTCGGGACGGCGCTGATCGTGGCGAGCCTGCCCATGTGGCCGCAGACACCGTGGCCGGGCGGTTCGTGGCGCGAGGCGGTGCTGACGGTGGCGGTGGGCTACTTCCTCGTGATGGAGGTCATGCGGCCCGGCGAGCGCCCGCTGGAGCGCATCGTCTATTCGCTGTTCGGATTGCTGTACGTCCCGTGGCTGCTGGGGTACTTCCTGCTGCTGCGCTACAGCCCGGACGCGGGGGACGGCCTGCTGTACTTCGCGCTGCCGCTGCTCGCCACCTTCGCGGCGGACATCGGAGGGTACTTCGGCGGGCACTTCTTCGGGCGGCGCAAGCTCGCGCCGGAGGTCAGCCCCGGCAAGACGGTGGAGGGGGCGGTCGGCGGCCTCGCCTTCTCCTTCGTGACGGTCCTCGTAATGACCCAGCTCACGCAAATCTGGTCGCCGCTGGACGCCCTGCTCTACTCCGTCCTCGTCGCGGGGGCCTCCCAGCTCGGCGACCTCGCGGAGAGCCTGCTCAAGCGGGCGCTGCACACGAAGGACAGCGGCAGCAGCCTGCCGGGACACGGCGGCTTTCTGGACCGACTGGACAGCCTGCTCTTCGCGGTTCCGGCGACGTACCTGTTCCTGAACATCAACGTGTTCCCGAGGTAA
- a CDS encoding glycosyltransferase family 2 protein, which translates to MQYPYSRVAVVIPAYNEAETVAGVVRVARELTPEVVVASDGSSDDTARAAREAGARVVELAENAGKGPALKAALEATDAEVVVMLDADLMGLTRGHLEVLLRPVLDGELDMSIGVFEGGGFVTDWGNKLTPHLSGQRACRRAWLLGVPRLGDERWPEPPITDHLKATGARWGYVELPQLRQVLKEKKRGFWKGVGFRTRMYAELLTYRARKKREG; encoded by the coding sequence ATGCAGTACCCCTATTCGCGCGTGGCCGTCGTCATCCCCGCGTACAACGAGGCGGAGACGGTCGCGGGCGTGGTGCGGGTCGCGCGGGAACTCACGCCCGAGGTGGTGGTCGCCAGCGACGGCAGCAGCGACGATACGGCGAGGGCGGCGCGGGAGGCGGGCGCACGGGTGGTGGAACTGGCCGAGAACGCGGGCAAGGGTCCGGCGCTCAAGGCCGCGCTGGAGGCGACGGACGCCGAGGTCGTCGTCATGCTCGACGCCGACCTGATGGGCCTGACGCGGGGGCATCTGGAGGTGCTGCTGCGGCCCGTGCTGGACGGTGAACTCGACATGTCCATCGGCGTATTCGAGGGCGGCGGTTTCGTGACCGACTGGGGCAACAAGCTCACCCCGCACCTCAGCGGGCAGCGGGCGTGCCGCCGGGCGTGGCTCCTCGGCGTGCCGCGTCTGGGGGACGAACGCTGGCCCGAGCCGCCCATCACCGACCACCTCAAGGCGACCGGGGCACGCTGGGGCTATGTGGAACTTCCGCAACTGCGTCAGGTCCTCAAGGAGAAGAAACGCGGCTTCTGGAAGGGCGTGGGCTTCCGCACGCGGATGTACGCCGAGTTGCTGACGTACCGGGCGAGGAAGAAGCGTGAGGGGTAG
- a CDS encoding heme-dependent oxidative N-demethylase subunit alpha family protein has translation MLTSPPKLYRPFLSGRYTVSAGLYRLGVQAVPWVGPDASSVLEGHTFALDRESPRFVASKAAAHRRALHEYAGEAGLTPELREAALSFVARTLARESGGVMTWDGRTFTNHALGWSADLGLRWGRLKDLRRFNAPLAPLIADLTPVNALDFLGLNAQEDLAIIARHPDGGDWLAAVHVLSPQHWDPRDKLGRDFVAVHEPVAGSGPMNATAARLVDAVISRGPFVRFAWGVAMSDRLDHHPVAPLDPDRNPDTHFDPERAFLRVERQTLTGFPEAHGALFTIRPYISPLPEVVADPAHARLLAAALRTMTPGQVAYKGLVPLLPDLLAWLDGLDSDG, from the coding sequence GTGCTCACCTCTCCGCCCAAGCTCTACCGTCCCTTCCTGAGCGGGCGGTACACCGTTTCGGCGGGGCTGTACCGGTTGGGTGTTCAGGCGGTGCCGTGGGTCGGACCGGACGCATCTTCGGTCTTGGAGGGGCACACCTTCGCCCTCGACCGCGAGTCCCCGCGCTTCGTGGCGAGCAAGGCCGCCGCCCACCGCCGGGCGCTCCACGAGTACGCGGGGGAGGCGGGCCTGACGCCGGAACTGCGGGAAGCGGCGCTGTCCTTCGTCGCCCGCACGCTCGCCCGTGAAAGCGGCGGGGTGATGACCTGGGACGGGCGGACGTTCACCAACCACGCGCTCGGCTGGTCTGCCGACTTGGGCCTACGCTGGGGAAGATTGAAGGACCTGCGCCGCTTTAACGCTCCCCTCGCCCCTCTCATTGCCGACCTGACGCCCGTGAACGCGCTCGATTTCCTCGGGCTGAATGCTCAGGAAGACCTCGCCATCATCGCTCGCCATCCCGACGGCGGGGACTGGCTGGCCGCCGTCCACGTCCTCTCGCCCCAACATTGGGACCCGCGCGACAAGCTGGGGCGGGACTTCGTGGCGGTGCATGAGCCGGTCGCCGGAAGCGGGCCGATGAATGCCACCGCTGCCCGACTGGTGGACGCCGTGATCTCGCGCGGGCCGTTCGTGCGCTTCGCGTGGGGCGTGGCGATGAGCGACCGTCTCGACCATCATCCCGTTGCGCCACTTGATCCCGACCGGAACCCCGACACCCATTTCGACCCAGAACGGGCCTTCCTGCGGGTGGAACGGCAGACCTTGACGGGCTTCCCAGAAGCTCACGGAGCACTCTTCACCATCCGGCCCTACATCTCCCCTCTGCCGGAGGTGGTCGCAGACCCGGCCCATGCCCGCCTCCTCGCCGCCGCGCTGCGGACGATGACGCCGGGGCAGGTGGCGTACAAGGGTCTCGTCCCGCTCCTGCCTGACCTGCTCGCGTGGCTGGACGGCTTAGACTCTGACGGATGA
- a CDS encoding aminoglycoside phosphotransferase family protein, translating into MPFSPYLRRWKLVPDGEPVHTHSSDLLPVRFGDQAAMLKLPREDEERFGGGLMLWWNGEGAARVLAHDEETGALLLERLTGSRSLVGMVEAGQDDEASRVLCAVAACLHAPRSRPLPDLVPLKTWFRALEPASRQYGGILLDSARAARALLATPQEVGVLHGDLHHENVLDGGERGWLAIDPKRLLGERGFDYANIFCNPDLPTALRPGRLARQSYIVAEAAGLDRERLLQWVLAYAGLSAAWWLEGGRDDEAGPVLAVAQLALAELDL; encoded by the coding sequence GTGCCCTTCAGCCCCTACCTCCGCCGCTGGAAGCTCGTGCCAGATGGAGAACCCGTTCACACCCACAGCAGCGACCTCCTTCCGGTGCGGTTCGGGGATCAGGCAGCCATGCTCAAGCTCCCACGAGAGGACGAGGAACGCTTCGGCGGTGGGCTGATGCTGTGGTGGAACGGTGAGGGAGCGGCGCGCGTTTTAGCACACGACGAGGAGACGGGCGCTCTCCTGCTCGAACGCCTCACGGGATCACGTTCTCTCGTGGGGATGGTGGAAGCGGGGCAGGATGACGAAGCTTCGCGCGTCCTGTGTGCAGTTGCCGCCTGCCTCCACGCCCCGCGTTCCCGGCCCCTGCCCGACCTCGTGCCGCTGAAGACGTGGTTTCGCGCCCTCGAACCCGCCTCCAGGCAGTACGGCGGCATTCTGCTCGACTCCGCCAGGGCCGCACGCGCCCTGCTCGCCACGCCGCAAGAGGTGGGCGTGCTGCACGGCGACCTCCACCACGAGAACGTCCTCGACGGCGGGGAGCGCGGCTGGCTGGCAATTGATCCCAAACGGCTGCTCGGCGAGCGCGGCTTCGACTACGCCAACATCTTCTGTAACCCGGACCTTCCCACGGCCCTCCGGCCCGGACGGCTCGCTCGTCAGTCGTACATCGTGGCGGAAGCGGCGGGGCTAGACCGCGAGCGCCTCTTGCAATGGGTCCTCGCCTACGCTGGATTGTCGGCGGCGTGGTGGCTGGAAGGCGGCAGGGACGACGAGGCCGGGCCTGTGTTAGCGGTCGCTCAACTCGCCCTGGCGGAACTGGACCTTTGA
- the pyrH gene encoding UMP kinase, whose amino-acid sequence MFKRVLLKLSGEFLAGESGFGISPDTTAQLARLITGALDGTGVELAVVIGGGNLWRGARNGVGMDPATADYIGMLGTVMNAMALQDAMETAGQPTRVMSAIQMHAVAEPYIRRRAIRHLEKGRVVIFGGGNGAPFFTTDTTSTLRALEIGADVVLMAKNKVDGVYDSDPRKNPDAVRLDHLTHQEVVDRRLEVMDATALTLCMDKGLPIVVFDLFGEGNLRRLLAGERVGTLIET is encoded by the coding sequence GTGTTCAAACGTGTCCTGCTCAAACTTTCCGGTGAATTTCTCGCGGGTGAGTCCGGTTTCGGCATCAGCCCCGACACGACGGCGCAACTCGCGCGCCTGATCACGGGGGCGCTGGACGGCACCGGCGTGGAACTCGCCGTGGTGATCGGCGGCGGCAACCTGTGGCGCGGGGCGCGCAACGGCGTGGGCATGGACCCCGCCACCGCCGACTACATCGGGATGCTGGGCACCGTGATGAACGCGATGGCCCTGCAAGACGCGATGGAGACGGCAGGCCAGCCCACCCGCGTCATGAGCGCCATCCAGATGCACGCCGTCGCCGAGCCGTACATCCGCCGCCGCGCCATCCGCCACCTCGAAAAGGGCCGCGTCGTCATCTTCGGGGGCGGGAACGGCGCGCCCTTTTTCACCACGGACACGACCTCGACCCTGCGCGCGCTGGAGATCGGGGCGGACGTGGTGCTGATGGCGAAGAACAAGGTGGACGGCGTGTACGACTCTGACCCGCGCAAGAACCCGGACGCCGTGCGCCTCGACCACCTCACCCACCAGGAGGTCGTGGACCGCCGCCTGGAGGTCATGGACGCGACCGCGCTGACCCTGTGCATGGACAAGGGGCTGCCCATCGTGGTCTTCGACCTGTTCGGGGAGGGCAACCTGCGCCGCCTCCTCGCGGGCGAGCGGGTGGGCACGTTGATCGAGACTTGA
- a CDS encoding SRPBCC family protein, translating into MEYQGTRRIQATPDEVFAFVSDVRNLPKYLPTTKSAEPQDGERVEVEGEAQGHAYHADGHFRQDAEGHRLEWGSDGEINYSGTLEVKPDGDSGSEVTVKLRFDPDPQSAPNKDMPGPAPSDSQIQEGIDKALESIQNFVEGRGGKVEPSAAT; encoded by the coding sequence ATGGAATATCAAGGCACCCGGCGCATTCAGGCCACGCCCGACGAGGTGTTCGCGTTCGTCTCGGACGTGCGGAACCTTCCCAAGTATCTGCCGACCACCAAGAGCGCCGAGCCGCAGGACGGCGAGCGGGTCGAGGTCGAGGGTGAGGCGCAGGGCCACGCCTACCATGCCGACGGCCACTTCCGGCAGGATGCGGAGGGCCACCGTTTGGAGTGGGGCAGCGACGGCGAGATCAACTACTCCGGCACGCTGGAAGTGAAACCCGACGGCGACAGCGGGTCCGAGGTGACGGTCAAACTCCGCTTCGATCCGGACCCCCAGAGCGCTCCCAACAAGGACATGCCCGGCCCCGCCCCCTCCGACAGCCAGATTCAGGAGGGCATCGACAAGGCGCTGGAGTCCATCCAGAATTTCGTCGAGGGCCGGGGCGGCAAGGTGGAACCGAGCGCGGCAACTTGA